The Apium graveolens cultivar Ventura unplaced genomic scaffold, ASM990537v1 ctg4482, whole genome shotgun sequence genome window below encodes:
- the LOC141701979 gene encoding GEM-like protein 4, giving the protein MHPTTCITKQVSFNQRVRENQAIYIHQSSDMKSQISGQVIGFPISSTAFPAEMLPEGILCISCNQYYASPKFRQNNIELMRNRMNKLSAQVENFAKGIRNHVKIGPKLSEMVKGKLRLGAKILQVGGVKKVFRQNFSVSQGEKLLKASQCYLSTTAGPIAGLLFISTDRIAFCSERSIKVSTSTGDFLRTRYKVSLPLNKIKRANENENVNDTSKKYIEVVTKDGFEFWFMGFLNHQRTYEFLQMAVYESQ; this is encoded by the exons ATGCATCCTACAACGTGCATCACAAAGCAAGTATCATTCAACCAGAGGGTTAGAGAGAATCAAGCAATTTACATTCATCAGAGTTCAGATATGAAGAGCCAGATTTCAGGACAAGTTATTGGATTTCCGATCAGCTCAACAGCATTTCCAGCTGAAATGCTTCCAGAAGGAATTTTATGTATCAGTTGCAATCAGTATTATGCATCTCCGAAATTTAGACAGA ACAATATAGAGTTAATGAGGAATAGGATGAACAAACTCAGTGCGCAAGTGGAGAATTTTGCAAAAGGCATTCGCAATCATG TGAAAATTGGACCTAAGTTAAGTGAAATGGTGAAGGGAAAGTTGAGATTGGGAGCTAAAATTCTCCAAGTAGGGGGTGTGAAGAAAGTGTTCAGACAAAATTTCAGTGTGAGCCAAGGAGAAAAGCTATTAAAGGCTTCACAATGCTATCTATCGACAACTGCTGGTCCTATAGCCGGATTATTATTTATCTCAACCGATAGAATTGCCTTCTGCAGTGAAAGATCAATCAAGGTCTCTACTTCAACCGGGGATTTCCTTCGGACTCGTTACAAGGTTTCACTTCCATTAAACAAGATAAAGAGagcaaatgaaaatgaaaatgtgAATGATACATCAAAAAAGTATATAGAAGTAGTTACAAAGGATGGCTTTGAGTTTTGGTTCATGGGATTTCTTAACCATCAAAGAACTTACGAGTTTCTTCAGATGGCAGTGTATGAATCTCAATGA